A stretch of Episyrphus balteatus chromosome 2, idEpiBalt1.1, whole genome shotgun sequence DNA encodes these proteins:
- the LOC129910140 gene encoding PDF receptor isoform X2, with amino-acid sequence MDANTTKSGVSEVETSQPLSAVIKSIRSVIEQELMAFKETKPPHNISHHEVGWTLSVNASNCSSITYSSTSPAISNESSCLVTFGEWEFSQQLWKNGNYCKWTWDQFLCWPPTPTGVLARMRCPAVGHGIDVSKFAERLCLNNGLWGNKPQDTTFNPHGWTNYTPCFKPDIIDLMQQLYSGGNSEVIQNKFVVAERTRTLEIIGLMLSLCALLLSLLIFCNFRSLRNNRTKIHKNLFVAMVIQVIIRLTLYLDQAIIRGGRTLKGNSSLNGIENTPYICEASYVLLEYARTAMFMWMFIEGLYLHNVVTATVLQGRFPQTIYAIIGWGTAVVMTALWAVVTAHYKSNEPCWWNYNLTPYYWILEGPRLTVIMFNFFFLLNIIRVLVVKLRESHTSDLEQVRKAVRAAAVLLPLLGITNVLHIIQAPINRSAWEFALWSYVTHFLTSFQGFFIATIYCFLNGEVRTALFKSITVYMSSRGHPDWAPRRGSMFSAGYNTAPASEGHIHTSSSTDNKNTGEQSRNHHINSSPHSSPIIIQQAQIRNRNHRHQKNNWILSWCCRKKKIIAPQETAVIPESAIFELSEQ; translated from the exons ATGGATGCGAACACAACAAAATCCGGAGTTTCAGAGGTGGAAACTTCACAACCTTTATCGGCAGTTATAAAATCAATTCGTTCGGTTATTGAACAGGAATTGATGGCTTTTAAGGAAACAAAACCTCCACACAATATTTCACATCATGAAGTAGGTTGGACGTTGAGTGTGAACGCGTCCAACTGCTCAAGTATTACATATTCTAGTACATCACCAGCCATATCAAATGAGAGCAGCTGTTTAGTAACCTTTGGTGAATGGGAATTTAGTCAGCAGCTGTGGAAAAATG gAAATTATTGCAAATGGACATGGGATCAATTTTTATGCTGGCCACCAACTCCTACCGGTGTGTTAGCACGAATGCGATGCCCTGCTGTTGGGCACGGAATCGATGTTTCAA AATTCGCAGAGCGGTTATGCCTTAATAATGGATTATGGGGCAATAAGCCTCAAGATACCACTTTCAATCCCCATGGTTGGACAAACTATACGCCTTGTTTTAAACCTGATATCATAGATTTGATGCAACAGCTTTATTCTGGAGGGAATTCCGAAGTCATTCAG aaTAAGTTTGTTGTAGCGGAAAGAACACGAACATTGGAGATAATTGGCCTTATGTTGTCGCTTTGTGCGCTTCTTTTGTCattattaatattttgcaaTTTTCGTAGTTTACGAAATAATCGAACAAAAATCCACAAGAATTTGTTTGTGGCAATGGTTATACAAGTGATAATAAGACTGACGTTATATTTGGATCAAGCCATTATAAGAGGCGGTCGAACTTTAAAGGGAAATTCTAGTCTGAATGGAATTGAAAATACG CCATACATCTGCGAGGCATCTTACGTTTTGCTTGAATATGCACGCACTGCAATGTTTATGTGGATGTTCATTGAAGGATTATACTTGCATAACGTGGTAACTGCAACTGTGTTGCAAGGACGCTTTCCACAGACCATTTATGCCATTATTGGTTGGGGTACCGCAGTCGTTATGACTGCTCTTTGGGCGGTTGTCACGGCCCATTACAAATCCAATGAGCCATGTTGGTGGAATTACAATCTAACACCCTATTATTGGATTTTGGAAGGACCAAGACTTACAGTTATAATG tttaattttttctttttgctaaACATAATTCGTGTGCTTGTGGTAAAGCTGCGTGAGAGTCATACAAGTGACCTTGAGCAGGTACGAAAAGCGGTACGAGCGGCAGCCGTTTTACTGCCATTATTGGGGATAACTAATGTCTTGCACATCATTCAAGCACCAATTAACAGAAGTGCGTGGGAATTTGCACTATGGTCGTATGTTACACACTTTTTGACGTCATTTCAAGGATTTTTTATTGCTACAATTTACTGCTTTCTGAATGGAGAG GTTCGAACAGCTTTATTCAAAAGCATAACAGTTTATATGTCGTCTCGTGGCCATCCTGATTGGGCACCACGACGTGGATCAATGTTTTCAGCAGGATACAATACTGCTCCCGCTTCCGAGGGACATATTCACACATCATCAAG CACTGATAATAAGAACACCGGAGAACAAAGCAGAAACCATCATATCAATTCATCACCACATAGTTCACCCATCATAATACAACAAGCCCAAATTCGTAATCGAAACCACCgccatcaaaaaaacaattgGATATTATCGTGGTGCTGTCGAAAGAAGAAAATTATTGCACCACAAGAAACGGCAGTTATACCCGAATCAGCGATATTTGAACTGTCAGAGCAATAA
- the LOC129910140 gene encoding PDF receptor isoform X1: MDANTTKSGVSEVETSQPLSAVIKSIRSVIEQELMAFKETKPPHNISHHEVGWTLSVNASNCSSITYSSTSPAISNESSCLVTFGEWEFSQQLWKNGNYCKWTWDQFLCWPPTPTGVLARMRCPAVGHGIDVSKFAERLCLNNGLWGNKPQDTTFNPHGWTNYTPCFKPDIIDLMQQLYSGGNSEVIQNKFVVAERTRTLEIIGLMLSLCALLLSLLIFCNFRSLRNNRTKIHKNLFVAMVIQVIIRLTLYLDQAIIRGGRTLKGNSSLNGIENTPYICEASYVLLEYARTAMFMWMFIEGLYLHNVVTATVLQGRFPQTIYAIIGWGTAVVMTALWAVVTAHYKSNEPCWWNYNLTPYYWILEGPRLTVIMFNFFFLLNIIRVLVVKLRESHTSDLEQVRKAVRAAAVLLPLLGITNVLHIIQAPINRSAWEFALWSYVTHFLTSFQGFFIATIYCFLNGEVRTALFKSITVYMSSRGHPDWAPRRGSMFSAGYNTAPASEGHIHTSSRYNFLHQHSTDNKNTGEQSRNHHINSSPHSSPIIIQQAQIRNRNHRHQKNNWILSWCCRKKKIIAPQETAVIPESAIFELSEQ, encoded by the exons ATGGATGCGAACACAACAAAATCCGGAGTTTCAGAGGTGGAAACTTCACAACCTTTATCGGCAGTTATAAAATCAATTCGTTCGGTTATTGAACAGGAATTGATGGCTTTTAAGGAAACAAAACCTCCACACAATATTTCACATCATGAAGTAGGTTGGACGTTGAGTGTGAACGCGTCCAACTGCTCAAGTATTACATATTCTAGTACATCACCAGCCATATCAAATGAGAGCAGCTGTTTAGTAACCTTTGGTGAATGGGAATTTAGTCAGCAGCTGTGGAAAAATG gAAATTATTGCAAATGGACATGGGATCAATTTTTATGCTGGCCACCAACTCCTACCGGTGTGTTAGCACGAATGCGATGCCCTGCTGTTGGGCACGGAATCGATGTTTCAA AATTCGCAGAGCGGTTATGCCTTAATAATGGATTATGGGGCAATAAGCCTCAAGATACCACTTTCAATCCCCATGGTTGGACAAACTATACGCCTTGTTTTAAACCTGATATCATAGATTTGATGCAACAGCTTTATTCTGGAGGGAATTCCGAAGTCATTCAG aaTAAGTTTGTTGTAGCGGAAAGAACACGAACATTGGAGATAATTGGCCTTATGTTGTCGCTTTGTGCGCTTCTTTTGTCattattaatattttgcaaTTTTCGTAGTTTACGAAATAATCGAACAAAAATCCACAAGAATTTGTTTGTGGCAATGGTTATACAAGTGATAATAAGACTGACGTTATATTTGGATCAAGCCATTATAAGAGGCGGTCGAACTTTAAAGGGAAATTCTAGTCTGAATGGAATTGAAAATACG CCATACATCTGCGAGGCATCTTACGTTTTGCTTGAATATGCACGCACTGCAATGTTTATGTGGATGTTCATTGAAGGATTATACTTGCATAACGTGGTAACTGCAACTGTGTTGCAAGGACGCTTTCCACAGACCATTTATGCCATTATTGGTTGGGGTACCGCAGTCGTTATGACTGCTCTTTGGGCGGTTGTCACGGCCCATTACAAATCCAATGAGCCATGTTGGTGGAATTACAATCTAACACCCTATTATTGGATTTTGGAAGGACCAAGACTTACAGTTATAATG tttaattttttctttttgctaaACATAATTCGTGTGCTTGTGGTAAAGCTGCGTGAGAGTCATACAAGTGACCTTGAGCAGGTACGAAAAGCGGTACGAGCGGCAGCCGTTTTACTGCCATTATTGGGGATAACTAATGTCTTGCACATCATTCAAGCACCAATTAACAGAAGTGCGTGGGAATTTGCACTATGGTCGTATGTTACACACTTTTTGACGTCATTTCAAGGATTTTTTATTGCTACAATTTACTGCTTTCTGAATGGAGAG GTTCGAACAGCTTTATTCAAAAGCATAACAGTTTATATGTCGTCTCGTGGCCATCCTGATTGGGCACCACGACGTGGATCAATGTTTTCAGCAGGATACAATACTGCTCCCGCTTCCGAGGGACATATTCACACATCATCAAG atataaCTTTTTACACCAACACAGCACTGATAATAAGAACACCGGAGAACAAAGCAGAAACCATCATATCAATTCATCACCACATAGTTCACCCATCATAATACAACAAGCCCAAATTCGTAATCGAAACCACCgccatcaaaaaaacaattgGATATTATCGTGGTGCTGTCGAAAGAAGAAAATTATTGCACCACAAGAAACGGCAGTTATACCCGAATCAGCGATATTTGAACTGTCAGAGCAATAA